From the genome of Arthrobacter alpinus, one region includes:
- a CDS encoding type II toxin-antitoxin system HipA family toxin — MTTDGRLPVHLYGTHVGNLRKGRGDDVAFESAPAGIERFGVASTVLSTSLPLGPRDSTTAAAAAFFGGLLPEGRGLANLAAQARCGTADVHAMLDYAGLDVAGALQVGSRAGSGTGSYRPVTDAQIAERFARIGNYALGAPGGGGSITGYQPKTTLARIGNQWLEALDGAPTTHILKPLPPEFVGALHAEAYCLEIGRRCGLTTFASEVLNFAGSPALVVERYDRRVDDGGTVHRIHQEDAAQALGLPWGGDAKFESFPPFRATLKNIAGLLPRRRTVLGGGTDDRERLLAFMTLNVAVGNTDAHAKNFSLLHLPNGRIELAPLYDVLPQVLSPDGQQNLAIGVNGLRFQPSVTLADLVAEGQSWGLEQDRARSVAKETLKQVRYAVEESGAAEVAKNVPLLVANQAKNLLNGKRAAVSAGGPVTLAHLLPVSAMPKNTGGRRPGN, encoded by the coding sequence ATGACCACGGACGGCCGGCTTCCGGTCCACCTATACGGCACGCACGTGGGGAATCTCAGGAAGGGCCGGGGGGACGACGTGGCCTTTGAGTCGGCCCCAGCGGGAATCGAGCGATTTGGCGTCGCCTCCACTGTGCTCTCCACCAGCCTTCCGCTGGGGCCGCGGGATTCAACCACCGCAGCTGCCGCCGCCTTTTTTGGCGGCCTGCTGCCGGAAGGCCGCGGGCTGGCGAACCTTGCCGCCCAGGCGCGGTGCGGGACCGCGGATGTGCACGCGATGCTCGACTATGCCGGCCTGGACGTTGCCGGGGCGCTGCAGGTTGGCAGCAGGGCCGGTTCGGGCACCGGCAGCTACCGGCCGGTGACCGATGCCCAGATTGCCGAGCGGTTCGCCAGAATCGGAAACTATGCGCTGGGTGCCCCCGGCGGCGGCGGGTCGATTACCGGCTACCAGCCCAAAACCACGCTGGCGCGCATCGGAAACCAGTGGCTCGAAGCCCTGGATGGCGCCCCTACCACACACATCCTCAAACCGCTCCCCCCGGAATTCGTGGGAGCGTTGCATGCCGAGGCGTATTGCCTGGAGATCGGCCGTCGCTGCGGCTTGACGACCTTTGCCAGTGAAGTCCTCAATTTTGCGGGCAGCCCGGCCCTGGTGGTCGAACGCTACGACCGGCGTGTCGACGACGGCGGTACCGTCCACCGCATCCACCAGGAGGATGCGGCCCAGGCGCTGGGTCTGCCGTGGGGCGGCGATGCGAAGTTTGAATCCTTCCCGCCGTTCAGGGCCACCTTGAAAAACATTGCCGGCCTGCTGCCCCGGCGCCGGACAGTGCTTGGCGGCGGAACAGACGACCGGGAGCGGCTGCTCGCGTTCATGACCTTGAATGTGGCCGTGGGCAATACGGATGCCCATGCGAAGAATTTCTCACTGCTGCACCTCCCCAACGGAAGGATTGAGCTGGCCCCGCTGTACGACGTGCTCCCCCAGGTGCTGAGCCCCGACGGACAGCAGAATCTGGCCATTGGGGTCAACGGCTTGCGGTTCCAGCCATCTGTGACCCTAGCGGATCTGGTGGCCGAGGGGCAGTCGTGGGGGCTGGAGCAGGATCGGGCGCGCAGCGTAGCCAAGGAAACGCTCAAACAGGTACGCTACGCGGTGGAGGAATCCGGGGCGGCCGAGGTGGCGAAAAACGTGCCCCTGCTGGTTGCCAACCAGGCCAAAAACCTGCTCAACGGCAAACGTGCGGCGGTCTCGGCCGGCGGCCCGGTGACCCTGGCCCACCTGCTGCCCGTCTCGGCTATGCCGAAAAATACGGGCGGCAGGCGCCCGGGGAACTGA
- a CDS encoding PIG-L deacetylase family protein encodes MNELEAFPQDWQRALLIVAHPDDPEYGMAAAVAQWVADGKEVHYLLASRGEAGIAGLPPVQSAPLRTREQENACALVGVTELVFLDHPDGRIKEGLGLRKDLARHIRRVKPQLVLTLNHRDHWGPGRWNSADHRAVGRSVLDAVGDADNDWIFPELLAERLPRHKTRWVAVISPQPTHAQAVSTESIDKAVASLAAHHEYLRALSAEPVEDQARSQVEMVTAGGAVGFELYG; translated from the coding sequence ATGAACGAACTGGAAGCATTTCCACAGGACTGGCAGCGCGCGCTGTTGATCGTGGCCCACCCCGACGATCCTGAATACGGGATGGCGGCCGCCGTGGCCCAATGGGTCGCAGACGGCAAGGAGGTCCACTACCTGTTGGCCAGCCGGGGCGAGGCAGGTATTGCAGGGTTACCGCCGGTGCAATCGGCACCCCTGCGTACCAGGGAGCAGGAGAACGCCTGCGCCCTGGTGGGGGTCACTGAGTTGGTGTTCCTTGACCACCCCGACGGGAGGATCAAGGAAGGGCTGGGGCTCCGGAAGGACCTGGCCCGCCACATCCGCCGCGTCAAACCCCAGCTGGTGTTGACCCTTAACCACCGCGACCACTGGGGCCCGGGCAGGTGGAACAGTGCCGATCACCGGGCGGTGGGCCGCAGTGTGCTGGACGCTGTGGGCGACGCGGACAACGACTGGATCTTTCCCGAACTCCTAGCTGAAAGGCTGCCACGGCACAAAACCCGCTGGGTGGCCGTCATTTCCCCGCAGCCCACGCACGCTCAGGCCGTCAGCACGGAGAGCATTGACAAGGCTGTCGCCTCGCTGGCCGCACACCATGAATACCTGCGCGCCTTGAGCGCCGAGCCGGTGGAGGACCAGGCCCGCAGCCAAGTGGAGATGGTCACCGCTGGCGGAGCCGTTGGTTTTGAACTGTACGGCTGA
- a CDS encoding ABC transporter ATP-binding protein translates to MLFQLIARNLAPHKVPLAGIVVLQFLSTIATLFLPTLNADIIDDGVVKGDLDVITSLGMWMLLITAGQVVCAIAATYLSARLAMGVGRAIRRDLFNKVETFSSREVGIIGAPSLITRTTNDVQQVQMLTLMSFTMMVTAPIMCVGGIILAMAQDVPLSGLLLVILPVLIVTIGLIVRVLVPTFRKVQRQLDDINGVLREQITGISVIRAFGRRDYEAERFATANGALTASQLRAGRLLSLMFPTIFFVVNVTSVGVLWFGGQRIDTGDMQIGALTAFLSYIMQILMSVMMAMFMFMMIPRAAVSAERITEVMDTEASVVDAPGALAVDRLHGQLAVRNAAFSYPGAQNPVLSGVSFTAGPGTTTAIIGSTGSGKSTLVNLIPRLLDSTAGAIELGGHDIKAVSLAGLRGSIGLVPQRAYLFSGTVASNVRMGNPEATDEELWEVLETAQAADFVKEMPGGLEAPIDQGGSNVSGGQRQRLCIARAIAARPSVYLFDDSFSALDYATDAKLRAALKPITRDAAVLVVAQRVGTIVDADNILVLDEGRLVGQGTHAQLLENCPTYQEIVTSQLSTDDEGSRA, encoded by the coding sequence GTGCTGTTTCAACTGATAGCGCGCAACTTAGCGCCCCACAAGGTGCCCCTGGCAGGCATTGTGGTGCTGCAATTCCTCTCTACCATTGCCACTTTGTTCCTGCCGACGCTCAACGCCGACATCATTGACGACGGCGTTGTCAAGGGCGACCTCGACGTCATCACGAGCCTGGGCATGTGGATGCTGCTGATCACCGCCGGGCAGGTCGTGTGCGCCATCGCCGCCACCTACCTCAGCGCCCGACTGGCCATGGGGGTGGGCCGGGCGATCCGCCGCGACCTGTTCAATAAGGTCGAGACGTTCTCCTCCCGGGAGGTCGGGATCATCGGCGCCCCATCGCTGATCACCCGCACCACCAACGACGTTCAGCAGGTGCAGATGCTGACCCTGATGTCGTTCACCATGATGGTCACGGCGCCGATCATGTGCGTCGGCGGGATCATCCTGGCCATGGCACAGGATGTGCCGCTGTCCGGGCTTCTGCTGGTGATCCTACCGGTGCTGATCGTCACCATCGGCCTGATCGTGCGCGTCCTGGTGCCCACCTTCCGCAAGGTGCAGCGCCAATTGGACGACATCAACGGGGTGCTCCGCGAGCAGATCACCGGCATCAGCGTCATCCGCGCCTTCGGCCGCCGCGACTACGAGGCCGAGCGCTTCGCCACCGCCAACGGCGCCCTGACCGCCTCCCAGCTGCGGGCCGGGCGGCTACTCTCGCTGATGTTCCCCACCATCTTCTTCGTCGTCAACGTCACCAGCGTGGGTGTGCTCTGGTTTGGCGGGCAGCGCATCGACACCGGGGACATGCAGATTGGTGCGTTGACCGCGTTCCTGAGCTACATCATGCAGATCCTGATGTCGGTCATGATGGCCATGTTTATGTTCATGATGATCCCGCGCGCCGCGGTCAGCGCCGAACGCATCACCGAGGTCATGGACACCGAGGCCAGCGTCGTGGACGCCCCAGGCGCCCTGGCCGTAGACCGGCTCCACGGCCAGCTTGCCGTGCGCAACGCCGCGTTCAGCTACCCCGGCGCTCAGAACCCGGTGCTCTCCGGCGTCAGCTTCACCGCTGGCCCGGGAACCACGACGGCGATCATCGGCTCAACCGGCAGCGGCAAGTCAACACTGGTGAACCTCATCCCCAGGCTCCTGGACAGCACCGCGGGCGCCATCGAACTCGGTGGCCATGACATCAAGGCGGTCTCCCTGGCCGGGCTGCGCGGCTCGATCGGGCTGGTGCCGCAGCGGGCCTACCTGTTCTCCGGCACGGTGGCCAGCAATGTGCGCATGGGCAACCCGGAGGCGACGGACGAGGAACTGTGGGAGGTCCTGGAAACCGCGCAGGCCGCCGACTTCGTCAAGGAGATGCCCGGCGGCCTGGAAGCGCCCATCGACCAGGGCGGCTCCAATGTGTCCGGCGGCCAGCGGCAGCGCCTGTGCATTGCACGCGCCATCGCTGCCCGGCCGTCCGTGTACCTCTTTGACGACAGTTTTTCCGCCCTTGACTACGCCACCGACGCCAAGCTTCGCGCGGCGTTGAAGCCCATCACCCGCGACGCGGCCGTGCTCGTCGTCGCCCAGCGCGTAGGCACCATCGTGGATGCGGACAACATCCTGGTCCTGGACGAGGGGCGGCTGGTCGGGCAGGGCACACATGCGCAGTTGTTGGAAAACTGCCCCACCTACCAAGAAATTGTGACCTCACAGCTCAGCACTGACGACGAAGGGAGCCGGGCATGA
- a CDS encoding helix-turn-helix domain-containing protein: MAMQGTMRKTSDLGLMVLAVRKRHNLTQVELAERLGVSQRYLSELETGRPKVLNAKLLQLLADLGIELSFREVE, from the coding sequence ATGGCAATGCAGGGCACGATGCGAAAGACGTCCGATCTGGGCTTGATGGTGCTGGCTGTGCGCAAGCGCCACAATCTCACCCAGGTTGAGCTGGCGGAGCGGCTGGGCGTCAGCCAACGCTATCTTTCGGAGCTGGAGACCGGACGACCCAAGGTCCTCAACGCTAAACTCCTGCAGCTTCTTGCCGACCTCGGCATCGAGCTGAGCTTTCGGGAAGTGGAATGA
- a CDS encoding trans-aconitate 2-methyltransferase gives MAEQQFRWDPAKYVEFGDYRSRPFFELTSRIAATAPARVVDLGCGPGNLTATLAARWPDARVLGLDSSPEMVAAATSAANLGHDGGTHPGGNLTFAVADIRAFRPRADTDVVVSNAALQWVPGHLALMAGWLASMNAGAWLAVQVPGNFGAPSHVLMRELAESAAWRKRLGGVLRHANAVAEPGEYHELLLQAGAAADVWETTYSHLLAGERPVLDWVRGTGLRPVLAALSDAEGKAFEDEYQRLLEQAYPYGEFGTIFEFRRIFMVARKDEAREQQ, from the coding sequence ATGGCAGAGCAGCAGTTTCGCTGGGATCCGGCGAAGTACGTTGAATTTGGTGACTATCGCAGCCGGCCGTTCTTCGAGCTGACCTCACGCATCGCGGCCACAGCCCCCGCCCGCGTTGTCGACCTGGGCTGCGGTCCCGGAAACCTGACCGCCACACTCGCCGCGCGTTGGCCGGATGCCCGGGTGCTGGGGCTGGACAGCTCCCCGGAGATGGTGGCCGCCGCCACCTCCGCGGCTAACTTGGGGCACGACGGCGGCACCCACCCGGGCGGAAATCTCACCTTCGCCGTCGCCGACATCCGCGCCTTTCGCCCACGGGCTGACACCGACGTGGTCGTCTCCAATGCGGCTCTACAGTGGGTGCCTGGCCACCTCGCACTCATGGCCGGCTGGCTGGCCAGCATGAACGCGGGGGCCTGGCTGGCCGTTCAGGTGCCGGGGAACTTTGGGGCGCCGTCGCATGTGCTGATGCGGGAGCTGGCCGAATCTGCCGCCTGGCGCAAGCGCCTGGGCGGGGTGCTGCGGCATGCGAACGCCGTGGCCGAACCCGGCGAGTACCATGAACTCCTGCTCCAGGCCGGCGCCGCGGCCGACGTCTGGGAAACCACCTACAGCCACCTGCTGGCGGGGGAGCGGCCGGTGCTGGACTGGGTGCGCGGAACAGGGCTGCGTCCTGTGCTCGCCGCCCTCAGCGACGCCGAAGGTAAGGCCTTTGAGGATGAGTACCAGAGGCTGCTGGAGCAGGCCTATCCGTACGGTGAGTTCGGCACGATCTTTGAGTTCAGGCGCATCTTCATGGTGGCCCGGAAGGACGAGGCAAGGGAGCAACAATGA
- a CDS encoding DEAD/DEAH box helicase, with amino-acid sequence MNLLEQLSGLDPKTSSDDDVLEAFLEWTMDKGLDLYPAQEDAAMELVSGNNVILSTPTGSGKSLVAIAAHFNAMARGATSYYTAPIKALVSEKFFALCEIFGAENVGMITGDSSVNQDAPIICCTAEILANIALREGEDADVGVVIMDEFHYYSDPQRGWAWQLPLLELPQSQFLLMSATLGEVNRFEKELTELTNRVTTTVSSAVRPIPLHYYYVTTGVHETLEELLATKQVPVYVVHFSQAEAIDRAQNLMSINVCTREEKDKIGELIAGFRFSAGFGKTLNRLVRHGIGVHHAGMLPKYRRLVEQLAQAGLLKVICGTDTLGVGINVPIRTVLMTALSKYDGVRTRVLQVREFQQIAGRAGRAGYDTAGTVMVQAPDHVIENTKSMAKAVAKFGDDQKKLRQVVKKKPMQGFVSWGEPTFTRLSESVPEPLTSSFTVTHAMLLNLLERPGDPFQAARKLLTENHESPAAQRRLIRKALGIYRELLAAGIVERIPEEELESDGRTVRLTMHLQMNFALNQPLSPFALAALELLDPESPTYSLDVISVIEATLEKPRQILSAQLKRARTEKVAAMKSEGIEYDERMAILDETTYPMPLSDMLFEAFEVYRKAAPWVGDFELSPKSIIRDLYERAMNFGEYVQYYSLARSEGIVLRYLTDAYKALRQTVPQDALREDLVDIISWLGELVRQVDSSLLDEWEKMTNGEVGEIAVESAVPPAPPRLTDNVRAFRVMVRNEMFRRIELASDDDFEALGELDGDHGFSADRWADSLDAYWDEHEFIESGPAARGPALLAIAEGEDTWAVRQTVADPEGNHDWFITATVDLQASNDAGSAVVKIVDFARM; translated from the coding sequence ATGAATCTTCTTGAACAACTCTCCGGCCTTGACCCTAAAACCTCCAGCGATGACGACGTCTTGGAGGCGTTTTTGGAATGGACCATGGACAAGGGGCTCGACCTCTACCCGGCCCAAGAGGACGCCGCCATGGAGTTGGTCAGCGGCAACAACGTGATCCTGTCCACGCCCACGGGATCGGGCAAGTCGCTGGTGGCGATCGCCGCACACTTCAACGCCATGGCCCGGGGCGCCACCAGCTATTACACGGCCCCCATCAAGGCGCTCGTGTCGGAGAAGTTCTTTGCCTTGTGTGAGATCTTCGGCGCAGAAAACGTCGGCATGATCACCGGGGATTCCTCCGTGAACCAGGACGCGCCCATCATCTGCTGCACGGCCGAGATCCTGGCCAATATCGCCCTGCGTGAAGGCGAGGACGCCGACGTCGGCGTGGTCATCATGGACGAGTTCCACTACTACTCCGACCCGCAGCGCGGTTGGGCTTGGCAGTTGCCGCTACTTGAGCTGCCACAGTCCCAGTTCCTGCTCATGAGTGCCACCCTGGGAGAGGTCAATCGGTTCGAGAAGGAACTCACGGAGCTGACTAACCGGGTCACCACCACCGTTTCTTCCGCCGTGCGGCCCATCCCGCTGCACTACTACTACGTCACCACAGGCGTGCATGAAACCCTTGAGGAACTGCTGGCCACCAAGCAGGTGCCCGTGTACGTGGTCCACTTCAGCCAGGCAGAGGCCATTGACAGGGCTCAGAACCTGATGAGCATCAACGTGTGCACGCGCGAGGAAAAGGACAAGATCGGTGAGCTCATTGCTGGTTTCCGCTTCTCCGCCGGCTTCGGCAAGACCCTCAACCGCCTGGTCCGCCACGGCATCGGCGTCCACCATGCGGGCATGCTGCCTAAGTACCGACGGCTGGTGGAGCAGCTGGCCCAGGCGGGCCTGCTGAAGGTCATCTGCGGAACTGACACACTGGGCGTGGGCATCAACGTCCCCATCCGCACCGTGCTGATGACAGCCCTGAGCAAGTACGACGGCGTGCGCACTCGTGTGCTGCAGGTGCGGGAGTTCCAGCAGATCGCCGGACGTGCCGGGCGGGCCGGCTATGACACGGCCGGCACCGTGATGGTCCAGGCACCGGACCATGTCATTGAAAACACGAAGTCCATGGCCAAGGCCGTCGCCAAATTTGGTGACGACCAAAAGAAGCTGCGCCAGGTGGTGAAGAAGAAGCCCATGCAGGGCTTTGTCAGCTGGGGCGAACCCACCTTCACCCGGCTCAGCGAATCAGTGCCCGAGCCGCTGACCTCCAGTTTCACGGTGACGCACGCCATGCTTCTGAACCTGTTGGAACGCCCCGGCGATCCCTTCCAGGCGGCCCGGAAGCTGCTGACCGAGAACCACGAGTCCCCGGCAGCGCAGCGCCGCCTGATCCGCAAGGCGTTGGGCATCTACCGGGAGTTGCTGGCCGCCGGCATTGTGGAGCGCATCCCCGAGGAGGAGCTGGAAAGTGACGGCCGCACCGTGCGTCTCACGATGCACCTGCAGATGAACTTTGCCCTAAACCAGCCGCTATCCCCCTTTGCCCTGGCCGCCTTGGAACTGCTGGACCCGGAATCCCCCACGTACTCTCTCGACGTTATTTCCGTCATCGAGGCCACCTTGGAGAAGCCGCGGCAGATCCTTTCCGCCCAGCTCAAGCGGGCCCGCACCGAAAAGGTGGCGGCCATGAAAAGTGAGGGCATCGAGTACGACGAACGCATGGCCATCCTGGATGAAACCACGTACCCGATGCCGCTCTCCGACATGCTCTTTGAGGCCTTTGAGGTGTACCGGAAGGCGGCGCCGTGGGTGGGAGACTTTGAGCTGAGTCCAAAGTCGATCATCCGCGACTTGTACGAGCGGGCCATGAACTTTGGCGAATACGTCCAGTACTACTCCCTGGCACGGTCGGAAGGAATTGTGCTGCGCTACCTGACGGACGCGTACAAGGCTTTGCGCCAGACGGTCCCGCAGGACGCACTGCGCGAGGACCTGGTGGACATCATTTCCTGGCTTGGCGAGCTGGTCCGTCAGGTTGACTCCAGCCTGTTGGATGAGTGGGAGAAGATGACCAACGGGGAGGTCGGGGAGATTGCCGTGGAATCGGCTGTGCCGCCGGCCCCGCCGCGCCTCACCGACAATGTGCGTGCCTTCAGGGTCATGGTCCGCAATGAGATGTTCCGGCGCATCGAGTTGGCGTCCGACGACGATTTTGAGGCGTTGGGCGAGCTCGACGGCGACCACGGCTTCAGTGCCGACCGCTGGGCTGACTCCCTGGACGCGTATTGGGATGAACACGAGTTCATCGAGTCCGGGCCGGCCGCGCGCGGCCCGGCACTGTTGGCGATCGCCGAGGGTGAAGACACCTGGGCGGTCCGCCAAACTGTTGCCGATCCCGAGGGTAACCATGACTGGTTCATCACCGCCACGGTGGACCTTCAGGCGTCCAACGACGCCGGTTCCGCCGTCGTGAAGATCGTGGACTTCGCCCGCATGTAG